One segment of Solanum stenotomum isolate F172 chromosome 1, ASM1918654v1, whole genome shotgun sequence DNA contains the following:
- the LOC125865941 gene encoding histone H3.2-like, with product MARTKQTARKSTGGKAPRKQLATKAARKSAPATGGVKKPHRFRPGTVALREIRKYQKSTELLIRKLPFQRLVREIAQDFKTDLRFQSSAVAALQEAAEAYLVGVFEDTNLCAIHAKRVTIMPKDIQLARRIRGERA from the coding sequence ATGGCTCGTACTAAGCAAACAGCTCGCAAATCCACCGGCGGTAAGGCACCAAGGAAGCAACTAGCTACTAAGGCTGCTAGAAAATCTGCTCCAGCGACTGGAGGAGTGAAAAAGCCTCACCGTTTCCGTCCAGGAACTGTGGCTTTAAGAGAAATCAGAAAGTATCAGAAGTCGACGGAGTTGTTGATCAGGAAGTTGCCGTTTCAGAGGCTGGTGAGGGAGATCGCTCAGGATTTCAAGACGGATCTGAGGTTTCAGAGCAGTGCTGTTGCTGCTCTACAAGAGGCTGCTGAGGCGTACCTTGTTGGAGTGTTTGAAGATACTAATCTCTGTGCTATTCATGCTAAGAGGGTTACGATTATGCCTAAGGATATCCAGCTTGCTAGGAGGATTCGTGGAGAAAGGGCATAG